A single window of Nicotiana sylvestris chromosome 5, ASM39365v2, whole genome shotgun sequence DNA harbors:
- the LOC138869680 gene encoding uncharacterized protein has product MDEQGNQPPRPTTGTTRNVIDNAGDDALTAILKRMEKMEIEIRNSLCFGETQTESKVAAKDKVNLSTKKCDALCEFHQERGHKIKDSIALRQEVVNLLRQGHLKELLSHTGRTNFTRGHEQHQGPQKTPSHDPHDLGNSNYSSVNSVKFTTTHKLKHSITRKQYDRLEESIVFDKSDTKDLTFHHNDALVITLRILDTDVRCIMVDNGSGACIIHLQVLAQMKLEVKIVPHCITLTSFNNAVERTSGEITLLVLDDGVTMETIFHIMDQDTTYNAIVGRLWIHTMRVVPSSSCKVIKLPTMCGIFSI; this is encoded by the exons ATGGACGAACAGGGTAATCAGCCACCCCGTCCAACGACAGGTACCACTCGCAATGTCATTGATAATGCGGGTGATGACGCCCTTACAGCCATCCTAAAAAGGATGGAAAAAATGGAGATTGAAATAAG AAATAGTCTATGCTTTGGAGAAACTCAGACCGAAAGTAAAGTGGCTGCAAAAGATAAGGTCAATCTGAGTACCAAAAAATGCGACGCCCTCTGCGAGTTCCATCAAGAACGAGGGCACAAAATCAAGGACTCCATTGCCCTAAGACAGGAGGTCGTAAACTTGTTGCGACAAGGACACCTCAAAGAGTTGCTAAGCCACACGGGAAGGACCAACTTCACTAGAGGACACGAGCAACACCAAGGACCACAAAAGACACCGTCACATGATCCACATGATCTCGGCAATAGCAACTACTCATCCGTCAACAGCGTAAAATTCACCACTACCCACAAGCTCAAGCACTCAATCACCCGCAAGCAGTATGACAGACTAGAAGAAAGTATCGTCTTCGATAAGTCAGACACCAAAGATTTGACCTTTCATCATAATGATGCTCTTGTTATTACCTTACGAATTTTAGATACCGATGTGAGATGCATTATGGTAGATAACGGGAGTGGCGCATGCATTATACATCTTCAAGTACTTGCACAAATGAAACTCGAAGTTAAGATAGTGCCGCATTGCATCACACTAACtagttttaacaatgcagttgagcgAACATCTGGAGAAATCACACTCCTTGTTCTGGACGATGGTGTCACTATGGAAACCATATTCCACATCATGGACCAAGATACAACGTACAACGCCATAGTAGGGAGACTGTGGATACACACCATGAGAGTCGTCCCTTCCAGCTCATGCAAGGTCATCAAGTTGCCAACCATGTGCGGAATATTCAGTATATGA
- the LOC104219512 gene encoding uncharacterized protein, which produces METDILIQLIILLFTLGIFYAMYNFPKQALTRLRSKNRSTDQAHIHFIKGAQLLSRAKSNRNKSTSFNLAKSAAGEADKALALEPKDPAAHILKALSLDLMGHKIAALRYLDLALSPPAVKALSDGERGDALLKRAELQVALNRKRRVDSALLDLLEAVKLGCSDQAKAFCLLGQCYEMKGLKIEAQNAFEEALKIEPNFVAAHEGLGRLS; this is translated from the coding sequence ATGGAGACAGACATACTGATTCAATTAATTATCCTCCTTTTCACACTCGGAATTTTCTACGCCATGTACAATTTCCCCAAACAAGCTCTAACCCGACTCCGATCAAAAAACCGATCCACTGACCAAGCCCATATCCACTTCATCAAAGGAGCACAACTCCTCTCCCGAGCAAAATCTAATCGGAATAAATCAACTTCCTTCAACCTCGCAAAATCCGCCGCCGGCGAAGCTGATAAGGCTTTAGCTCTCGAGCCCAAAGATCCAGCGGCTCATATTCTCAAAGCCCTATCACTCGATCTCATGGGCCATAAAATTGCTGCTTTGAGGTATTTGGATTTGGCCCTATCGCCGCCGGCGGTGAAGGCGTTGTCCGATGGAGAGAGAGGCGATGCTTTATTGAAACGGGCCGAGTTGCAGGTGGCGTTAAATCGGAAGAGACGAGTTGACTCGGCTTTGTTGGACCTTTTAGAGGCTGTGAAATTGGGCTGTTCGGATCAAGCTAAGGCCTTTTGTTTGTTGGGCCAGTGTTATGAAATGAAGGGATTGAAAATTGAGGCCCAAAATGCTTTTGAAGAAGCTTTAAAGATTGAGCCCAATTTCGTCGCGGCCCATGAAGGCTTGGGCCGCTTAAGTTAG
- the LOC104219511 gene encoding receptor-like cytosolic serine/threonine-protein kinase RBK1, translating into MEGESAVQVQENGEKEEMKREEAEKEQEEVEVKVEIEILEGKEENGEKDKKTKDDQSSPRAVLEIHISGTSDSDNSSISSGERSSSFGSSPSPGGEKTAVSGGGDGGGEEAGQGLSFKNFFDQMKKKSIRRLSTIQLFGGYENLLPKKNIKRKLLARIRSAEEDRIDCHDFVVPKPSWRNFSFDELAQATDNFTPDNLIGKGGHAEVYKGHLPDGQVVAVKKITKKEKNDEDRVGDFLSELGIIAHINNPNAVKLIGFSVDGGLHLVLQYLQHGSLASVLHGREECLEWKIRYKVAVGVAEGLRYLHSDCQRRIIHRDITASNILLTEDYEPQISDFGLAKWLPEKWAHHIVSPIEGTFGYMAPEYFMHGIVHEKTDVFAFGVLLLELITGRRAVDSSRQSLVMWAKPMLEKNNIKELADPRLGDAYDIVEMKRAMFTASTCIHHLPNMRPNMKRAVQLLKGENEPIDMKQKSTGGRSLMLDACDFDDYSNTTYLKDLNRHMQLVME; encoded by the exons ATGGAAG GTGAAAGTGCAGTACAAGTTCAAGAAAatggagaaaaagaagaaatgaagagaGAAGAAGCAGAAAAGGAACAAGAAGAAGTAGAAGTAAAAGTAGAAATAGAAATTTTGGAGGGCAAAGAAGAAAATGGAGAAAAGGACAAAAAAACCAAAGATGATCAGTCATCACCAAGGGCAGTTTTGGAAATTCATATCTCAGGGACATCAGATTCCGACAACAGCAGCATTAGCAGCGGGGAAAGAAGCAGCAGTTTCGGGTCATCTCCGTCTCCCGGCGGCGAGAAAACGGCTGTTTCCGGTGGCGGAGATGGCGGAGGAGAGGAGGCGGGACAAGGGTTGAGTTTTAAGAATTTTTTTGATCAAATGAAGAAAAAGTCTATAAGAAGATTATCGACTATACAATTATTTGGAGGATATGAAAATTTACtaccaaagaaaaatataaagAGGAAATTGCTGGCTAGAATTCGAAGTGCAGAAGAAGATAGAATTGATTGCCATGATTTTGTTGTGCCTAAGCCTTCTTGGAGGAATTTTAGCTTTGATGAACTTGCTCAAGCTACTGATAATTTCACTCCAG ATAACTTGATTGGCAAAGGAGGACATGCAGAAGTGTACAAAGGACATTTACCTGATGGACAAGTTGTAGCAGTCAAGAAaataacaaagaaagaaaagaatgatgaGGACAGAGTTGGAGACTTCTTATCTGAGCTAGGAATCATTGCTCATATCAACAATCCTAATGCTGTTAAGTTAATTGGTTTCAGTGTTGATGGTGGTTTGCACCTTGTTCTTCAATACTTGCAACATGGCAGCCTTGCTTCTGTACTACACG GTAGAGAAGAGTGTCTTGAATGGAAAATAAGATATAAAGTGGCAGTTGGAGTAGCTGAAGGATTGCGTTATCTTCATTCTGATTGCCAAAGGCGCATAATCCATAGAGATATTACAGCCTCTAACATTCTACTTACTGAAGATTATGAACCTCAG ATATCTGATTTCGGACTTGCAAAGTGGTTGCCAGAAAAATGGGCTCATCATATTGTTTCCCCTATTGAAGGAACTTTTGG ATATATGGCACCAGAGTACTTTATGCATGGAATTGTTCATGAGAAGACCGATGTTTTTGCCTTTGGAGTTCTGCTATTGGAACTTATTACTGGTCGTCGTGCTGTTGATTCATCCAGACAGAGTCTTGTGATGTGG GCAAAACCAATGCTGGAAAAGAACAATATCAAGGAATTAGCAGATCCTCGTCTAGGCGATGCCTACGACATTGTTGAGATGAAAAGAGCTATGTTTACAGCTTCTACATGCATTCATCATTTGCCAAACATGCGTCCCAACATGAAACGG GCTGTTCAGCTGTTGAAAGGCGAGAATGAACCAATAGACATGAAGCAAAAATCAACGGGAGGAAGATCATTAATGCTGGATGCTTGTGATTTCGACGATTACAGTAACACAACTTATCTCAAAGATCTCAATCGTCATATGCAGCTCGTTATGGAGTAA